The genomic stretch CGCCCTCCAGTTGCGCAGCCGCACCGCGGTCGTCGCGCTGCTGCTGCTGGTCGCCGTCCTGCTGGCCGGCGTCGCGATCTGGCAGGCGACCCGTCGCCGGGCGTTGCAGGCCGTGCTGGCCGGCGTGGTCGCCGTCGGGGCGCTGATCGGGTTCCTCACCATCGAGGTGCTCCCGCCGGGCATCGTGTCGTTCACCCCCCACCTGACCACGCTGCTGGTGCTCTCGCTCGCCTCCCAGCGACTGCGGATGCCCAAGGCCGACGGTCTGGTCTACCGACGAGGAGAGCACTAGTGCCGACACCGGACTGGGACGCCCTGCGGGCGGCGGCCCGGGAGGCGATGACCCACGCCTACGCCCCGTACTCGAAGTTCCCCGTGGGCGTGGCCGGGCTCGTGGACGACGGGCGCGTGGTCACCGGCTGCAACGTCGAGAACGCCTCGTACGGGCTCGGGCTGTGCGCCGAGTGCGGCATGGTGAGCGACCTCGCGCGCACCGGCGGCGGCCGGCTGGTCGCCGTGGCGTGCGTCGGCGGCGACGGGCAGCCGCTGATGCCCTGCGGCCGCTGCCGGCAGCTGCTGTGGGAGCACGGGGGGGCCGACATGCTCATCGAGACCGTCTCGCTCGGGATCGTGCCGATGAGCGAGGTCCTGCCGGACGCCTTCGGTCCTGACGACCTGGTCGCAGCCGCGGAACGGAACGCCTGAATGGACGCCATCGACGTCATCCGGGCCAAGCGGGACGGCGGTCAGCTGACGCCCGAGCAGATCCGCTGGATCATCGGCGCGTACACCGACGGCACGGTGCCCGACGAGCAGATGAGCGCACTGCTCATGGCCGTGTTCTTCCGCGGCATGTCGCCGGACGAGCTGGCGGTGTGGACGCAGGCGATGATCGACTCCGGCGAGCGCAAGGACCTCTCGTCGCTGGGCGGCCGACCGCCGACAAGCACTCGACCGGCGGGGTGGGGGACAAGATCACGCTGCCGCTCGCGCCGCTCGTCGCCGCCTGCGGGGTCGCGGTGCCGCAGCTGTCCGGTCGGGGGCTGGGCCACACCGGCGGCACGCTGGACAAGCTGGAGGCGATTCCCGGCTGGCGCGCCGACGTGCACGAGGAGGCGTACCTGGCGCAGCTGCGCGAGGTGGGCGCGGTCGTCTGCGCGGCCGGGAACGACCTGGCGCCGGCCGACAAGAAGCTCTACGCGCTGCGCGACGTCACGGGCACCGTCGAGTCGATCCCGCTGATCGCCAGCTCGATCATGAGCAAGAAGATCGCCGAGGGTGCCGACGCGCTCGTGCTCGACGTGAAGACGGGCTCGGGCGCGTTCATGAAGGAGCCGGACCTCTCGCGCGAGCTGGCTCGCACGATGGTGGGGCTGGGCGAGGCGGCGGGCGTGCGGACCGTCGCGCTGGTGACGGCGATGGACCGGCCGCTGGGACGGGCGGCCGGCAACGCCGTCGAGGTCGCCGAGTCGGTCGAGGTCCTCGCCGGCGGCGGACCGGCCGACGTCGTCGAGCTGACGCTGGCGCTGGCGC from Blastococcus sp. PRF04-17 encodes the following:
- a CDS encoding cytidine deaminase, with product MPTPDWDALRAAAREAMTHAYAPYSKFPVGVAGLVDDGRVVTGCNVENASYGLGLCAECGMVSDLARTGGGRLVAVACVGGDGQPLMPCGRCRQLLWEHGGADMLIETVSLGIVPMSEVLPDAFGPDDLVAAAERNA
- a CDS encoding thymidine phosphorylase; translated protein: MGDKITLPLAPLVAACGVAVPQLSGRGLGHTGGTLDKLEAIPGWRADVHEEAYLAQLREVGAVVCAAGNDLAPADKKLYALRDVTGTVESIPLIASSIMSKKIAEGADALVLDVKTGSGAFMKEPDLSRELARTMVGLGEAAGVRTVALVTAMDRPLGRAAGNAVEVAESVEVLAGGGPADVVELTLALAREMLAGAGRPDVDPAEALADGRAMDVWRRMIAAQGGDPDAPLPRPAETHVVTAPATGTLTRLDAYSLGVAAWRLGAGRARKEDPVSAAAGVVWTAAVGEQVTAGQPLLELQTDDAGRIPRALEALEGAIGIDTHDEPLPLILDRITA